In Bacillus sp. DX3.1, the following proteins share a genomic window:
- a CDS encoding radical SAM protein → MEHYFTYDERLEIEIPDFQEQWEEIPEEIQHAILLKWEQIRGKIPDRIKDLEHSINKKQHRLSHEENFKISCILNSEIADLASIINDLWLWYRLTQNVSAGKAHQ, encoded by the coding sequence ATGGAACACTATTTCACATATGATGAACGTCTCGAGATTGAAATACCCGACTTTCAAGAACAATGGGAAGAAATACCTGAAGAAATACAACATGCCATTTTATTAAAGTGGGAACAAATTCGCGGGAAAATACCTGATCGTATAAAAGATCTTGAACATAGCATTAATAAAAAACAACACCGATTAAGTCATGAAGAAAACTTTAAAATTTCCTGTATACTTAATTCAGAAATCGCTGACCTCGCCTCCATCATTAACGATTTATGGCTTTGGTATCGTCTCACTCAAAATGTGTCTGCGGGAAAGGCACATCAATAA